The Candidatus Acidiferrales bacterium region GCCACTGCTTCGAGTTCACATCGTAATAAGACAACGCCCGGCGATCGAGGGTCACGGTGACTCGCCGCGTTTCTCCGGGGCGTAGATTCACCTTTACAAAGCCTTTCAGTTCCTTCGCAGGCCGGGGCAACTTGGCGTGCTTGTCTCCCACGTACAACTGCGCCACTTCGGCGCCTTCGCGTTTCCCGGTGTTGGTCACATCGAACGACACACTGAAGTTGCCTTCGGACGCGACCGACAGATTACGATAGGCAAACGTGGTGTAGGACAGTCCGTATCCAAAAGGAAACAGCGGCATCTTCCCGCTGCGTTCGTAGCCGCGATAGCCAACGAAGATCCCTTCTTTGTAAACGACCCGCTTCCCGTCGTCCTCGGGGTAGTAGCTGTCGTGAGTGGGATTGTCTTCCTCGTGGCGTTCGAAGGTAACAGGGAGGCGCCCCGAAGGATTGACATCGCCGAACAGAACTTCCGCCAGCGCTGTGCCGCCCTCCTGGCCCGGATACCAAGCCTGCAACACTGCCGGGACGCGATCGAGCCATGAACTCATGTCCACTGCCCCGCCCGAGGTGACCACAACGATCGTGTTCCTATTTGCCGCGGCCATTTCCTGGATGAACTGCTCCTGTCCGGGAGGCAAGCGGAAGGTGCGGTCGCTGCCTTCGCTCTCGCTCTCCGGATCAAAACCCACCGCGAGCACCAGTGCTTCCGCCTTCGCGGCGAGCGTCTTAGCTTCGGGATCCACAACGCCGTCATGGCGCACGATTCCCAGACTCAGCCGCGGCTCGACCCACTTCGACCGCCCGCGGTGCTCCAGCACGACCTTGTGCGGCGTCGCCTCGAGCGAAAGGCTGGTGTAGTTCACGAGCGCCGTCGCGGACTTCCAGTTGTCCAAGACGAGTTTGTCATCCACGTAAAGACGATAGGAGCCGCCATCTTCTCCCGTTGATCCCACAAAAACATCGTACGAACCCGGGCGCTGTGGGACGTAATAGCCTGTCCACCGTGCCGCAAGCGATTGCTCCGGAAAGACCAGGCGAGACCGCATCCCGAAGTTGACGTGCTGTTCGGTGCGGATGAGGACCGGCGCCCCTTGCAGCTCCATGTTGTTGAAGTATTCCGCCTGGAGGCCCGGTTGGCCGTTCGACGCCGCAGTCGAAAAATTCGTCGCCTCAGCCATCTCACTCAAGCTCAGCACGCCGCGGCGGTAGTACGCCGGCGCGGCAGTCCCGAGGTAGTTGCTGATGCCTTCCAGCAAGCTGACCGCTCCGAACGGCAGCACCTGGGCGCTGCCTCCTCCCACCGGCACCGCGGGATAGGCGCCGGGACCGATGATGGCAATGGATTTGATCCGCTCCTTGCCGAGCGGCAGCAGGTTGCCCTCATTCTTCAGCAGCACCATGCTTTCGCGGGCTGACTGCAGCGCTACCTGGCGGCCTTCCTGGTTGTAGCGCGGGATGGAAAGATCGGTCTGGTCGTGGTCGAGCCAGCCAAACTGTACCGCCTTGCGGAGGATGCGTCGCACCTTGTCATCAATCGTCGCGATGGAAACTTTACCCTCCTGGATCGCAGGGAGGAGCGTCTGCCGGTTCATGAAGGCGCCAGAGGGCATCTCCAGGTCCAGGCCGCCGTTCGCCGCCGCGACACCATCGTACGTCGCGACCCAGTCGGACATGAGGATGCCGTCAAAGCCCCATTCCCTTTTGAGGACGTCCGCATTGAGAAACTCGTTCTGCGTCATATGGGCGCCGTTGGTCAGGTTGTACGAGTCCATGACGGCGCCGACGTGCGCTTCCTTGACCGCCGCCTCGAACACGGGGAGATAAATCTCGCGCATGGTGCGCTCATCAATGACCGAGTCCGTGTTGTGGCGGTCGAACTCCGAATTGTTTCCCATGAAGTGCTTGATCGTCGCGCTGACGCCCTGGCTCTGCACGCCTTTGATATACCCCACCGCGATGCGCGAGGCGAGGAACGGATCTTCGCCAAAGTATTCGAAATTTCGTCCATTCCTCGGCGCGCGATAGATGTTCACGCCCGGCCCCAGCAGAAAGTGCACGCCTTTGGCCTTTGCGTCCCTCCCGATTTCCTTGCCCACACGCTCGGCCAGCGCAGGATTCCACATGGCAGCCAAAGCAATTCCGCCTGCCATGGTGGTGGCAGGTCCGAAATTACGGACGCCGATCGGGCCATCGGCCATCTTCAGACGGGGCAACCCAAGTCGCGGCAGGGCGCGGATAAAAAAACCGTCAACGCCTCCGAGCATGTCAATCTTTTCTTCGAGCGTCATTTGGCTGAGGATGGCCTCGACCCGGCGCTCAACGTCACCAGGCGCGGGCGAGGCCGACTGCGCGAAGGCCTGTAGGCCAATGAAGAGAACAATCGCGATCGCACAGCAGAGTTTTCGCATGGGACGCAGAGAGGCGAGCCGCCACCTCAACTTGGTCTTCCTGGCCATGTTAATCTCCGACGCTATCCTACACTTGTTCGCCGCGAATCATCCGTGCTTTCGGCACGCTCACCCGTACCCGGTTCTCGCGCGCCCGCCTCCCATTCGCCCCAGATCGGACTGGGTGCTGGCGCTCAAGTTCAAGCCGCGCGAAATGTCTCTCGTTCCCTCTCTATTCTCCTGCGCCGATTTCAAACTGCCTGGGCGTTGACCGGGTTGCTATAAGGATGTGGTTTTGACACATCTCGCCGCGGAAGCCAGGCATGCCCGCAATCAGTGAGTTACGGCCTCGATTTCGAGGACCCTTTTCACACCTCTAGTTCTCCAAGGGTACGCAGAAGACGCGTCGTCCAAGCTAGCGACTTCCCAGTTTATCGAGCGCCTCTTGCCTTCGGTGGCAAGAACTTTTTCGGAATCTTGGCAATCACGGTGTAATTGGGGTCCACCACCTCGGTCACGTCCGTGACGCTCACTTTGGAAAGAAGTTCGTAAGCGTCCATTTCAGATAGGCCGTAATCGCGGTGGAGCCAGGCAATCAGTTCCGTGTAGGCGATGCGCAGGGCATCTTCGAGCGGGCGATAACTGCCCACCGCCATCAGGTAGTCGGCATCTTCCATGTGCGGCCAGGCCAGCTTCTGGCCTCTCGAGCCTGGGTGTATCAAGTTACTATTTTTTCTCGAGCAGGGCGCTGAGAAGGCGCGCCAGTTGAGCCTGTT contains the following coding sequences:
- a CDS encoding glycoside hydrolase family 3 C-terminal domain-containing protein, translating into MARKTKLRWRLASLRPMRKLCCAIAIVLFIGLQAFAQSASPAPGDVERRVEAILSQMTLEEKIDMLGGVDGFFIRALPRLGLPRLKMADGPIGVRNFGPATTMAGGIALAAMWNPALAERVGKEIGRDAKAKGVHFLLGPGVNIYRAPRNGRNFEYFGEDPFLASRIAVGYIKGVQSQGVSATIKHFMGNNSEFDRHNTDSVIDERTMREIYLPVFEAAVKEAHVGAVMDSYNLTNGAHMTQNEFLNADVLKREWGFDGILMSDWVATYDGVAAANGGLDLEMPSGAFMNRQTLLPAIQEGKVSIATIDDKVRRILRKAVQFGWLDHDQTDLSIPRYNQEGRQVALQSARESMVLLKNEGNLLPLGKERIKSIAIIGPGAYPAVPVGGGSAQVLPFGAVSLLEGISNYLGTAAPAYYRRGVLSLSEMAEATNFSTAASNGQPGLQAEYFNNMELQGAPVLIRTEQHVNFGMRSRLVFPEQSLAARWTGYYVPQRPGSYDVFVGSTGEDGGSYRLYVDDKLVLDNWKSATALVNYTSLSLEATPHKVVLEHRGRSKWVEPRLSLGIVRHDGVVDPEAKTLAAKAEALVLAVGFDPESESEGSDRTFRLPPGQEQFIQEMAAANRNTIVVVTSGGAVDMSSWLDRVPAVLQAWYPGQEGGTALAEVLFGDVNPSGRLPVTFERHEEDNPTHDSYYPEDDGKRVVYKEGIFVGYRGYERSGKMPLFPFGYGLSYTTFAYRNLSVASEGNFSVSFDVTNTGKREGAEVAQLYVGDKHAKLPRPAKELKGFVKVNLRPGETRRVTVTLDRRALSYYDVNSKQWRAEPGEFEVLVGRSAEQIELRGKLTLAGLAAMAATGGP